gtgatgatgtCTCTAGCGCTGTAACACATGACCCTCCGTCATCGCAGCAAGATGTGCTGACCCATCATGCCCAAGAGAAGATCTTGTTCGTGGATGATGCTTCAACTGCAGTTCCTCATGAAAACCAGGAACCTGAGCACAAGGAGGAGGAAGATCGTAAGGCTAGGGAGAAGAGTTCTGGAGGTGAGAACGTTTCAAGTTCTGTGGACCATGATGCCCAACTCACGAATCCTCTCCCGGACGAACAGCTGAAGAACATGGATAGGATCTTTGAAGGCACCACCAATTTATCAAATGGATTTACATTCCGGGGTCCTGGAGTGAATGGAAGCAATGCTGTCGGGGAGCACGAGGCTTCAGGATCTAATGCGTCGTCCAACCCAAACATGAGCACTCCCAGCATGGTCTCGGAAAGCAAGACTGATCCAACTCCAGTAAATGTGACAAGCAACTATGCTGGATCAGTGACAAGTAATTCAACCTCTTTGAAAGGTCAACATGAGCAGCCAGTAAATTCAACAGCAGCATCAAACAACCAAACACAACTCTTAGCTGACCTGACATCAGCCGAGCTGAATTCTCCACCGAATGGGACTACGGTGGCTTCGGGTTCAACCGATGCCCAAAAGGCCACATCTAGAGACGGAGACAATGGCGGTAACAACACCGACACCTCTTCCACTCCGGCCAGCAATAAAgaagacggcggcggcgacgctcAGAAAGAAGACCAAGACGTGTCGACGAAAATCATGAACAAAGCGATCGGCGAAGGCGAAGTTCTCCTGGAGTGATCTCTCTCTTCTCCTGTTAGCCGCTTCTCGCATGACCTGTAAGTTTGTAGGACCTCCATCCAAGATGAGCGCCGCGAGTGCCCTGCTTTTTGTGTAAGTTTGGTACGTGGGGACCTGCTTCGTGTTTGCCTAGGGTACATCACGGTATGCATGGGGCATATGTGATGAGCAAGAAGCTTGTGTTGGAAGAGACATTATACCACCCATTCGGCAGCTCTGAAGCTTTGCTGCTGGAATGCCAACTACTAGTGACAATGTCTGCCTTGTCTATTGTTGTGTTGCTTGCAATCGCATGGCTAGTATTAGTAGCATGTTGGTTGCTGAGCTTTTATTTGTGAAGCTTGTGCGTCGGAATTGAACATACGGCTTTGCAAGCACACTTGAGACACAAACATTCCGTCTTGTGGTGCAGCCTAGGTTGTATAGCTGTTGCAGATACACTTGTCCTGTAAGAAATCACAACCATCTGCTGCACAAAGCGTTCTTCTACTGAGACTTTATTTGGATCCCTGGCATCCTAGAAAAAGTTACACCTGACAAAAGTATTGGACGGTGTGGTGTTGAAGGTGTATATTAAGTATTTCATATGATACGAGTATATCATATACGTACTAGATATAATCAGTGACGTGTACGTGGGTGTGGGCAACCTGGCAATGTCGCCATCCAATCCATAACAATTTATGGTGTGCCGGTGCCGTCCAATTCCATTGATTGTGTTCATGGGTTACTCGATCTTCTTCACAGCCATCACAGGCTACTGGTATTTTTTTTAGCGGAATTGCCTTCCGATCTAGCCATCGTACAAAAGAAAACCCTTGCCACAGACATGTCCAACAACGGAGCAAGCGAGGTTGACCAAACATCACCTTGTACACCCGACCTGAATCACGTGCGGCCCCTTGATCTTATTCATGGCCAAGTCTTCTGAACATCGAAAATTGCTCCTTGGTTGGTACTCCCTCTGTCGTGATCCAAACGATCTTATATATTACTACTACAGACTAAAGAGGGAGTACGATGCAATCAGTAGCGCCCATCACCCTTGACTGCGAGAATCAAACCACATGAACCGCTGCCGGGATTTTCAAGTTCAACGTTTGCATACAGGACCACGGCTGGACAGGAGCAAAACAAGCTATTATTATAGACAAATCAGCAACCAATACAACCAGCTGATATATTTACATCACCCAATACAACCAGCGTTTGCATGGTAGCTAGCcagccaagagcctggctagctAGCGCACGAATGAATCGGCGTAAACCCTACGACGAATGCTTCACTGCAGGTTAACCAGGAGCTAACCAGCACATGACcccaaaaacaaaaacaaaaacaaaaaacatcCAGCATACGGCGCCACAAGACCATAACACTAGGCGCGGGTTAGCCAGGAGCTAACGCGCGAACAACAGACTGCTACTACCAGGAGAATTTCCTTGGCCGGGCAGGTGCTTGCAGGTTAGCGAGGAGCTAACGACGGGCACGCGTCACGGCTTCTTTTATTTCATCCTTGAAACTGAAGTGGGGAGAGGTGAGGTCAATTAGGTATTGGCCTGGGTTCTCCCCCAATCTGATGGTCGTCTGCTTGGTTTGTTCACTCAGCAGAAGCTGAGGAACCCCATGTATTCGTGCTTGTTGATCATCGAGATGCTCTTCTCGGTCCCAACAACACCTGAGCAAGCAACATGTCGTTAGGTAAACTAGCAGGGTATGGCTTTCCAGGTAAAACTTATTTAAGTTGTTCAATCATAAGCTATGAAAGTTTTTTCGAGGAAAAAATTATTTTAAGTAAGTTACTTCCAAAGATGActgtttttttttgcggggtaaagATGACTGTTACTTGCAGAAGTGACAGGTAACACTAGTACCATAGTGAATGTTTTGTTCCGATATCTTCCATAAAACTGTGTGAAACCCGTTACCTATTGTCTTTCTTGGCTGAATTTTAGTTATGCTGGTGAGCGATTGGTTAAATTAAAGGTGAAGTAGCAATAATCAATACCCATGGTAAGAGCACTGGCGAAGATGACGGAGGAGAGGATGAAGACGATCAGCGACGCTCTCTTGAGCACATGCACGATCTTCCGGACCAAGCACTGGCCCCAGAATCCAGCCAATATGGAAATGAAGATCAAGTAGAGAGCTGAAGGAGGAAACAACAAAAGTTGTTATTAAACAATCAATCTGTCTAGTGCTTGCCAGATCTCTAAACAGCATCCAGGAGCCACGTATTTACTTACCATAAGGAATTGGGAACCTGCCCAGAAAGTAGAACTCGACCACGGAGAGAGACGAGGAGAACATCATGACAAATGTTGCTGTTGCACTTGCAACCTGGCAGCACAAAGAAAGAGGACATGTGATCAAAATCGCATAGCTCTGGGTATAAACAAGTAAATAACAAACAGCTCAAGTTACAATATTCTTCTTTGCAATGTTTTTTACCACGTACAGAGTATTTTCTATTGCACATCAAAGCCATAACTCAGTGAAATTTTGCATTAAAACATGGAAAGTAAAGGATCCTATACCAACAAGAGCAAACGAAGTGGCGTTGCAAACAATATTCAGATTATCTATAGATGATGAGCAATGCAAGACAATGCCCTGTCCAACATGGTTATCAAGTTTCAATTCAAATAACCAGTTTATGTCATATTCAGCAATGAATCTGAATAGATCTAGATCTTGGCAAAATTACGCGAATAAGGAAACTGGCCTACACACCTTCCACCCATCAAAGCATCGCATGTAGGCCAGTAAATAACAAATAGCACATGGGGTTCAGTACGACTCCCTAGTCACCACAGCCAGGCTCAATATCAAATGCTATCGCTTGCCTATTTGGCTGATTGCAAGATCGTGTACACATGCAAATTATAGGGGAGCAGCATTGATTGTGAAGAAGGCTAATTAAGCTCCATTCACTACGCGACTGATGAGAACATGCTGTTTGGTGAAGGCGTTGCACGAAACACTGTCTGAACGACAAAAACAGACAAATCTTGATGACAAAAATACAAGGACAATCATGGAATGGACCATGTCAAAACAACGACTATAAACTACTGTATTAAAGAACTGCCTAGTTGCTATAAAAAACCTCTTAGGTCAGATCTACTTGGGCACAGATAAACTTATCTCGCTAGTATGTACTTCCTAAAAAAAGGGATATCTAGATAGTAGTCGTACTTCACTGCAGTACACCAAATACATATCTTGTCTGAATTCAATGCCTTATAGAATACTGACAATCATATAAATTGGTACAGATGGAGATATCTACCGCTAGCTAACTGAAGGATAGTAGAACGCTTCTGAATCGAAGAGGTATACTTGACATAAAGAATATGGGGAGACTGACATGGAAATATTTGAGAAATTAAAGGAGTGATGTGACGATGCAGTCCTACTTAACAAAGTAAAAAAAAACTGTTTTATTATATCACAAGCATATATTTTTCTTTAGCCTGCTGAAATAATACTGCATTATTTGTCATCCTTTAAGCCTATAATACTGTGATCAAATTAGCCAACTCAAATATTGTAATGCGTGGTAATGCTCATTCAGACATGGGATCTGGTATCTTTGGTAGGGATACAAATACAGGCTACCTACACGAAAATATCTACTGTATTATTACCTTTCTTCCCCACTCTTGTTCACTGATACATTATACACAATAGGACACAGGATACACAAAAGCTCAACTACAGTGCTTAATTGATGTACCTCAGTATCATGTTAGTGATAAAACGTACGCTCATGACATTTGTACTATGCCTATTTGAGAGGCTAACTACACTCTCAAGTGTCGCATTTGTGTCAGTGCGTGACAAGACAATAAGATCGAATGCGAACATATGAAGGCATGACAATATTTGGAATGAACTGCAAGAAATGAAACCATGACAAATGAAATGATTCAAATACCTGAGGGATGCACCCTAGCTCAAGAAGTAGTGGGCCGAGGATGAAACCCCCTCCAGACCCGAGAAGACCACCGACTGTACCGCCGAGGAGGCCGCAGAAGGCGCAGAAGATGAGCTGTGTTGGTGACCACTCGATATTGGCCTCACAGACACACTCCAGGTTACCATTCATGCGTCTAGCACGGCTCTCCCTGCACAGCTGAACCGCTTTCCACACGAAAACACCTACTGCAGCTGGGACCTATATCAATCAACACACGTGGTTAGATAGTATCAGGTAGAAAAAGGTTGCACTGCAACCACCTAATTTGTGCAATGTACAACCGACAGAATAGTTCAGGTTTGGTGTAAGTTAGGGGGCCACTTAAAAGCGGCTGATAGATGGTCTAAACATGCAAGTCTACCAAAAAATTTCATGAGTTTTGAAAAGACATATGCATGCCCATTGCAATGATATGTTCTCAAACATAATCAGAATGATGAGCACAAGGTTTCTGTGACAACTTAAGTGAAAGGGCAAGACAGGGTCTAATTGGTTAATTAAAAAGCAGTATTACATCAGGCTGCAGTGTGACTCTCACCTGCAGAATATTGATCACCCAGTAGAAAGTACTGCATGTTTTGGAGTTATTCTGCATAGAAGCGAAAAATAACAGAAATTAGTGACAACTTTCAGCCAACATATGTCTGAAAAACTGAAGACACAAATGGCAACAGAACAGCAGGAACCTCGCTGTGCCACGAGGTAGTAATATACACTGAAGAAGGTAGTAGTAACTAGTAACAGTTGACAAATAGAATCACATATGTACCATGTGCTCAAGAACTATTGACCATGAACAGTCCGCAATCAGCATATGTAACCTTATCCGGATGTGCTTTGCTACTATACTTATGGGGAAAAGGGGGAGACAAACTACCGATGTCATTATCAAATCCAATCAGTGCCAAGTGCGTAAAGGTTATCAACTAGACAACATTAGAAGTACGAAACTACTGCTGATATGCATATGAAAGCGACCTTAAGGATTTGCAGCACCAGGAAAGATGACCAAACAGCCAGTAGCACTAGGATGTGCTTCCACCTCAAATTGAACATCAAAGTCTCCTGGAATTATAAAAAACATGAAAACCAAAATATTAGGGCACATAGTGACAAGCTGTACTTTTGGGGTTTAATTGTTCTCTAAACCAGAGAATCGTCAAAAAGACTTGATTAACTTCCCTAATCATGTCACCTTCGAAAGAAAAAACTATGCTAATCATGTGGTTTCTTCGAAAGGTGGATCTAACAGCAATCAATCGCTCTTATTTATATGTTCAGGTCAAAGCCTCAGAGTTGCTTAGCAACGAACAATACAAACTACTGTAGCAGGTATTTGTGGCTTACCAAGCCAGACTTCTCAGCGGGCTTAGATTGAGGCAGGAGAGGCTCTGCATAACTCGCGTCAAGAACCACTGCAGATATTGAGTCATTAATAACAGCATGTTAAAAATGAGAAAAATGAATATTGACTCATAACTTTGATTCGGTAAAAATTACCATCGCTGGTGGCACTAGATGACTTGGACTGGGCTTCTCGCTCCTGTGTCTCCATCTGCAATCATTCCCACAAAAAAAAGGATGTTGTCACAACACAGTCCTGTTAAGGCAGCTAACAGGGGCAGAGCCAATGTAACAAAAACTAACCAGGATCCTTGTCTCCTCCTTCCACATGAGGATGCCTTTGTAGAATGACCGCGAGGAAGTACCTGCAAGGAGTTGATCACGCCAATAACACATCCATTTTAGTGATCTGACCGGACACCACAAAGGATCTAGCAGGCCAGCACAAAAGTCATAGCCTAGCTCTAGCTTGACGCCACGTTTTGGCAGCACGATGGAGCGAGGTCCCGAGGACACGAACCTACGAagaggatgatgatgaggacgGTGATGAGCCAGTAGGGGAAGACGACGCTGAGCTCGACGCCGATGGTGATCCCGAGCATGAGCATGGGCTGGAAGAGCAGCGCGAGCTTGTAGTCGAGCACCGGCGCCTCCTTGGTCGGGTGCGACACCTGCAGGTTGTACCAGACCGACGACGCGGACGCCCCCATGATCATGCCTGCGCGCAAGCAAGACAGA
This genomic window from Aegilops tauschii subsp. strangulata cultivar AL8/78 chromosome 4, Aet v6.0, whole genome shotgun sequence contains:
- the LOC109732805 gene encoding sulfite exporter TauE/SafE family protein 4, with the protein product MASTAAGLYGRLNRTSTRAFLAYVAAGGVCAAVLACFVVSSADPAAAPNGAPRLSSRSARVWPDLEFNWRLVVATVVGFLGSAFGTVGGVGGGGIFVPLLNLVLGFDTKSAAALSKCMIMGASASSVWYNLQVSHPTKEAPVLDYKLALLFQPMLMLGITIGVELSVVFPYWLITVLIIILFVGTSSRSFYKGILMWKEETRILMETQEREAQSKSSSATSDVVLDASYAEPLLPQSKPAEKSGLETLMFNLRWKHILVLLAVWSSFLVLQILKNNSKTCSTFYWVINILQVPAAVGVFVWKAVQLCRESRARRMNGNLECVCEANIEWSPTQLIFCAFCGLLGGTVGGLLGSGGGFILGPLLLELGCIPQVASATATFVMMFSSSLSVVEFYFLGRFPIPYALYLIFISILAGFWGQCLVRKIVHVLKRASLIVFILSSVIFASALTMGVVGTEKSISMINKHEYMGFLSFC
- the LOC109732806 gene encoding uncharacterized protein, translating into MLRQSSSRNHRSKGLKLKKALQISLLVLVSVWLLYQVKHSYEKKTAYNENDATNHEAGDEHKDDQSQVGVIKLGRKDLPAKEADSSTLDERVEDEENEEMDPEMKRDEHDDDPIDEPDLDKDEDLPEPGEHSANKDEGSDGRAVFEDEERKERSQEDQEKSFHGDDVSSAVTHDPPSSQQDVLTHHAQEKILFVDDASTAVPHENQEPEHKEEEDRKAREKSSGGENVSSSVDHDAQLTNPLPDEQLKNMDRIFEGTTNLSNGFTFRGPGVNGSNAVGEHEASGSNASSNPNMSTPSMVSESKTDPTPVNVTSNYAGSVTSNSTSLKGQHEQPVNSTAASNNQTQLLADLTSAELNSPPNGTTVASGSTDAQKATSRDGDNGGNNTDTSSTPASNKEDGGGDAQKEDQDVSTKIMNKAIGEGEVLLE